A portion of the Melospiza melodia melodia isolate bMelMel2 unplaced genomic scaffold, bMelMel2.pri scaffold_61, whole genome shotgun sequence genome contains these proteins:
- the LOC134413925 gene encoding olfactory receptor 14J1-like, whose protein sequence is LHYGTLLGSRACAHMAAAAWASAFLYSLLHTANTFSLPLCHGNALDQFFCEIPQILKLSCSKSYLRELGLLALSVCVASSCFVFIVFSYVQIFRAVLRIPSEQGRHKAFSTCLPHLAVVSLFLSTGFFAYLKPPSISSPSLDLALSVLYSVVPPVLSE, encoded by the coding sequence ctgcactacgggaccctcctgggcagcagagcttgtgcccacatggcagcagctgcctgggccagtgcctttctctactcactgctgcacacagccaatacattttccctgcctctgtgccatggcaatgccctggaccagttcttctgtgaaatcccccagatcctcaagctctcctgctccaaatcctacctcagggaacttgggcttcttgctctaagtgtctgtgtagcctcaagctgctttgtgttcattgttttctcctatgtgcagatcttcagggctgtgctgaggatcccctctgagcagggacggcacaaagccttttccacctgcctccctcacctggctgttgtctccctgtttctcagcactggcttttttgcctacctgaagcccccctccatctcctccccatcccttgatctggccctgtcagttctgtattcggtggtgcctcca